A single genomic interval of Methylocystis sp. IM3 harbors:
- a CDS encoding anhydro-N-acetylmuramic acid kinase, whose product MPTYRAIGLMSGTSMDGVDVALVETDGETSVSLGPTGHFPYNDADRALLRNALAEAATLEDRDARPGVLAFAERMVTDRHAEAVEAFLRDNAIEAGSIDVVGFHGQTVLHKPRQRLTVQIGDGQGLANRLGVDVAYDFRAADIAAGGEGAPIVPVFHRALVMAGGMKGEVALLNIGGVANVTYIADGEAPIACDTGPGNALIDDLMLQRTGAPIDRDGHMAARGRVNEAALLRLLAHPFFDQPPPKSLDRNAFSLDPVSRLPTEDAAATLTAFTAASVLRLFPHLPTQPQLLIVCGGGARNPILVRELVMRLPCKVTTADAVGWSADSMEAQAFAYLAARVLEGLPITFPTTTGAPEPMAGGRLARAAGDAGASG is encoded by the coding sequence TTGCCCACATACCGCGCCATCGGCCTCATGTCCGGCACCTCGATGGACGGCGTCGACGTGGCGCTCGTCGAGACGGATGGGGAGACTTCGGTCTCCCTGGGGCCGACGGGGCACTTTCCCTATAACGACGCCGACCGCGCGCTGCTGCGCAATGCGCTGGCCGAGGCCGCCACGCTGGAGGATCGCGACGCCCGGCCGGGCGTGCTGGCCTTCGCCGAGCGCATGGTGACGGACAGGCACGCCGAGGCCGTCGAGGCGTTCCTGCGCGACAACGCCATAGAGGCCGGGTCGATCGACGTCGTCGGCTTTCATGGCCAGACGGTGCTGCACAAGCCGCGCCAGAGGCTCACCGTCCAGATCGGCGACGGGCAGGGGCTCGCGAACCGGCTCGGCGTCGACGTGGCCTATGACTTCCGCGCCGCGGACATCGCCGCGGGTGGGGAGGGCGCGCCCATCGTGCCGGTGTTCCACCGCGCGCTCGTGATGGCCGGCGGCATGAAAGGCGAGGTGGCGCTTCTCAATATCGGCGGCGTCGCCAATGTCACTTACATCGCCGACGGCGAGGCCCCGATCGCCTGCGACACCGGCCCCGGCAACGCGCTGATCGACGATCTCATGCTCCAGCGCACCGGCGCGCCCATCGACCGCGACGGCCACATGGCGGCGCGCGGGCGGGTCAACGAGGCGGCGCTCTTGCGCCTGCTTGCCCATCCCTTCTTCGATCAGCCGCCGCCGAAGTCGCTCGACCGCAACGCCTTCTCGCTCGATCCCGTGAGCCGGCTCCCCACGGAGGACGCGGCCGCGACCCTCACCGCCTTCACGGCGGCCTCGGTTTTGAGGCTCTTTCCGCATCTGCCGACGCAGCCGCAATTGCTCATCGTCTGCGGCGGGGGCGCGCGCAATCCGATTCTCGTGCGCGAACTGGTGATGCGCCTGCCGTGCAAGGTCACGACCGCCGACGCCGTCGGCTGGTCGGCCGACTCGATGGAGGCGCAAGCCTTCGCCTATCTCGCGGCGCGCGTGCTGGAGGGATTGCCGATCACCTTCCCGACCACGACGGGAGCGCCCGAGCCCATGGCTGGCGGCCGCCTGGCGCGGGCCGCGGGCGACGCGGGCGCGTCAGGATAG
- a CDS encoding redoxin family protein, whose amino-acid sequence MTATTDSPHNGFSRRRLVLGAMGAVGLGAAVAAVEHVWKKKDIGARLFNPFTLAHFELPPVPGLLDAAGKPVPGLSSADLAGKRCLLNVWASWCPVCREEHKHLVALAQRNLAPIYGADVKDPPARVRYFLAQHGNPFVAIGADAESYLMRALGLRGVPGTFVIGPGHVIEWQTNEGLTEAMIEKEIAPRLASKA is encoded by the coding sequence ATGACCGCCACCACGGATTCGCCGCACAATGGTTTCTCCCGGCGCCGTCTCGTCTTGGGGGCGATGGGGGCGGTGGGGCTCGGCGCGGCCGTCGCCGCCGTCGAACATGTCTGGAAAAAGAAGGACATAGGGGCGCGGCTTTTCAATCCCTTCACGCTCGCCCATTTCGAACTGCCGCCGGTGCCGGGGCTGCTCGACGCCGCGGGCAAGCCGGTTCCCGGTCTCTCCAGCGCCGATCTCGCCGGCAAACGCTGCCTCTTGAACGTCTGGGCCTCCTGGTGCCCGGTCTGCCGTGAGGAGCACAAGCATCTTGTGGCGCTGGCGCAGCGCAACCTGGCGCCGATCTATGGCGCGGACGTGAAAGACCCGCCGGCGCGCGTGCGCTATTTTCTCGCGCAGCATGGCAACCCTTTCGTCGCCATCGGGGCGGATGCGGAGAGCTACCTCATGCGCGCGCTCGGCTTGCGCGGCGTGCCCGGAACCTTCGTGATCGGGCCGGGTCATGTCATCGAATGGCAGACCAACGAGGGGCTGACGGAGGCGATGATCGAGAAGGAAATTGCGCCGCGTCTCGCCAGCAAGGCCTGA
- the rplI gene encoding 50S ribosomal protein L9 encodes MEVILLERVAKLGQMGETVKVRDGYARNFLLARGKALRATESNKKHFESQRAQIEARNLEAKKEAEVVAEKLDGQTFVIIRQAGESGQLYGSVATRDIAEAATAGGFSLNRNQLVLTHPIKTLGLHNVPVHLHAEVDVKIVVNVARSEEEAERQARGESVLAREEMSMDDLGLEVGAALAEAGDVEL; translated from the coding sequence ATGGAAGTCATTCTGCTCGAACGCGTGGCCAAGCTCGGTCAGATGGGCGAAACGGTCAAGGTGCGCGACGGCTACGCCCGCAATTTCCTCCTCGCCCGCGGCAAGGCGCTGCGCGCCACCGAATCGAACAAGAAGCATTTCGAGAGCCAGCGCGCCCAGATCGAGGCCCGCAATCTCGAGGCGAAGAAAGAGGCCGAGGTCGTCGCCGAGAAGCTCGACGGGCAGACTTTCGTCATCATCCGCCAGGCGGGCGAGAGCGGCCAGCTCTATGGCTCGGTCGCGACGCGCGACATCGCCGAGGCCGCGACGGCCGGCGGTTTCTCGCTGAACCGCAACCAGTTGGTTCTCACCCATCCGATCAAGACGCTGGGCCTGCACAATGTGCCGGTGCATCTCCACGCCGAGGTGGACGTGAAGATCGTCGTCAACGTCGCCCGCTCCGAGGAAGAGGCCGAGCGTCAGGCGCGCGGCGAGTCGGTTCTGGCCCGTGAGGAGATGTCCATGGACGATCTCGGCCTCGAGGTCGGCGCGGCGCTCGCCGAGGCTGGCGACGTCGAGCTGTAA
- a CDS encoding DUF2232 domain-containing protein, translated as MPDKSVFTPQNIGISVLGGIAAAAIGAVVARGGLGGLLFAHLAPLPLVIVALGFGVVHGATSALVATVVLSLALHPVIGMGYALLVAGPAWVGAYAASGAPRGGRDLVVRNVSSWSCLAAGALLAGAVILWLIVATLSFGSLDEALNPIRARAFLLLDAMLREKELPESANPTELSGVVARSVPAFLAGYGLLIHIANLWLGGSIARASSLLTRPWPDIAMDFRLPRAVTGVFASGVVLSLFSGPSAAIGLVLVATMGMLLMLQGLAVVHVLLRGSKSSALVLSIIYFMLGLLGWPIVPLAVLGGADTIFNYRDRKSAAAPNQPQKTAESD; from the coding sequence GTGCCCGACAAGAGCGTGTTCACGCCGCAGAACATCGGCATTTCCGTCCTTGGCGGCATCGCCGCGGCGGCCATCGGCGCCGTCGTCGCGCGCGGGGGTCTCGGCGGACTTCTGTTCGCCCACCTCGCGCCGCTGCCGCTCGTCATCGTGGCGCTGGGCTTCGGCGTGGTTCACGGGGCGACCTCCGCCCTGGTCGCGACGGTCGTTCTCTCGCTCGCGCTGCATCCAGTCATCGGCATGGGCTACGCCCTGCTCGTCGCCGGGCCGGCCTGGGTCGGCGCCTACGCCGCCTCCGGGGCGCCGCGCGGGGGCCGCGATCTTGTCGTCCGCAACGTCTCAAGCTGGAGCTGCCTCGCCGCCGGCGCGCTTCTGGCGGGAGCCGTCATCCTTTGGCTCATCGTGGCGACGCTGAGCTTCGGCTCGCTCGACGAGGCCCTGAACCCGATCCGCGCCCGCGCCTTCCTGCTGCTCGACGCCATGCTGCGTGAGAAGGAGTTGCCGGAAAGCGCCAATCCGACCGAGCTTTCGGGCGTCGTCGCCCGCTCCGTCCCGGCATTTCTGGCGGGCTACGGCCTGCTGATTCACATCGCCAATCTTTGGCTCGGCGGCTCCATCGCGAGGGCCTCGAGCCTGCTCACGCGTCCCTGGCCGGACATTGCGATGGACTTCCGCCTGCCCCGCGCGGTGACGGGCGTATTCGCCTCGGGCGTCGTCCTGTCCCTGTTCAGCGGGCCTTCCGCCGCCATCGGCCTGGTGCTGGTCGCGACCATGGGCATGTTGCTGATGCTCCAGGGTCTCGCTGTCGTGCATGTGCTGTTGCGCGGCTCGAAGTCGAGCGCGCTGGTGCTGTCGATCATCTATTTCATGCTCGGCCTTCTCGGTTGGCCGATCGTGCCTCTCGCTGTGCTCGGCGGCGCCGACACAATCTTCAACTATCGCGACCGCAAGTCGGCCGCGGCGCCCAATCAGCCGCAAAAAACGGCGGAATCGGATTGA
- a CDS encoding patatin-like phospholipase family protein, whose protein sequence is MAALILPAVLLSACSMLDRQAAVPPEYRSAATVLGIPEARFFSDETALIEQVQKQALIREAKHLGVKRGGVLPAAHVLALSGGGDNGAFGAGLLVGWTAHGDRPAFKLVTGVSTGALISVYAFLGPEYDPLLTEVYTELNPSEVYEERFLPVAAIAQDALSDTGPLYQTISHYFTEEIMRKIALEYEKGRLLAIQTTDLDAGRPVFWNIGAIAASGNPQALDLIRHVLLASAAIPAAFPPVLFDVEVNGKPYQELHVDGGAVSQSFIGPAALNPEKAREEAGFRRKVETYVIRNGKLKAEWSDVDRQTLSVAQKAVAVLTNYSGVGDLYKIYMIVKRGGGSFNLAYIGEDFHAPHPVDFDRGYMGALYSYAFDKARGGYPWDHAPPGFQAK, encoded by the coding sequence ATGGCCGCCTTGATTCTGCCGGCTGTGCTCCTGTCAGCCTGCTCGATGCTGGATCGGCAGGCCGCCGTGCCGCCCGAATATCGAAGCGCCGCAACTGTTCTCGGCATCCCGGAGGCACGCTTCTTCAGCGACGAAACCGCCCTGATCGAGCAGGTGCAGAAGCAGGCGCTGATCCGCGAAGCGAAACATCTGGGCGTAAAGAGAGGCGGGGTTCTTCCGGCCGCGCATGTGCTGGCGTTGTCCGGCGGCGGCGACAATGGCGCATTTGGCGCGGGGTTGCTTGTGGGGTGGACGGCGCATGGCGATCGCCCCGCGTTCAAGCTCGTGACAGGGGTCAGCACCGGCGCGCTCATTTCCGTCTATGCGTTTCTCGGACCTGAATATGACCCTCTCCTCACGGAGGTTTATACGGAACTGAACCCCTCGGAGGTTTACGAGGAGAGATTTCTGCCGGTCGCCGCCATTGCGCAGGACGCGCTCTCGGATACGGGGCCGCTCTACCAGACGATCTCACATTATTTCACGGAAGAGATCATGAGGAAGATCGCCCTTGAATATGAGAAAGGGCGGCTCCTCGCGATACAGACGACGGATCTCGACGCCGGCCGGCCGGTTTTCTGGAACATCGGCGCCATCGCCGCCAGCGGAAACCCGCAGGCTCTCGACCTCATCCGGCATGTTCTTCTCGCGTCGGCGGCCATCCCCGCCGCTTTCCCGCCGGTGCTTTTCGATGTCGAGGTCAATGGCAAACCCTATCAGGAACTCCACGTCGACGGGGGCGCCGTCAGCCAGTCCTTTATCGGCCCTGCGGCGCTGAACCCGGAAAAAGCCAGGGAGGAAGCAGGTTTCAGGAGGAAAGTCGAAACCTACGTCATCCGAAACGGAAAGTTGAAGGCCGAATGGAGCGACGTCGATCGACAAACTCTTTCCGTCGCTCAGAAAGCCGTCGCCGTCCTGACGAATTACAGCGGCGTCGGCGATCTCTACAAAATATACATGATCGTTAAACGCGGCGGCGGTTCGTTCAACCTCGCTTACATCGGCGAAGATTTCCACGCGCCGCATCCCGTCGATTTCGACAGGGGATATATGGGGGCGCTTTACTCATATGCTTTCGACAAGGCCAGGGGCGGCTACCCCTGGGACCATGCTCCTCCGGGTTTTCAGGCAAAATAA
- a CDS encoding copper resistance CopC family protein codes for MKPVLTGALALALTIVAVQASAHAVLVDSYPANKQQVLKPLHSIRLVFSGKADALYSTVKLKDSKGAVIAEKTQKAPSRELTLPTPSLMPGQYHIVYRVLSNDGDIVEGKLDFSIYGLEA; via the coding sequence ATGAAACCCGTTCTGACGGGCGCGCTCGCGCTCGCCCTGACGATTGTCGCCGTCCAGGCCTCGGCCCATGCCGTCCTCGTCGATTCCTATCCTGCCAACAAACAGCAGGTGCTCAAGCCCCTGCATTCGATCCGGCTGGTGTTCTCGGGCAAGGCGGATGCGCTCTATTCGACGGTGAAACTCAAGGACAGCAAGGGGGCGGTGATCGCGGAGAAAACCCAGAAAGCGCCGTCCAGGGAGCTCACCTTGCCGACGCCGTCGCTGATGCCCGGCCAGTATCACATCGTTTATCGGGTGCTCTCGAACGACGGAGACATTGTCGAGGGCAAGCTGGATTTTTCCATCTACGGGCTGGAGGCGTAA
- a CDS encoding ABC transporter permease, with protein MRAIRFRALPFGLRFALRDLLGDPRGFAIFIACIAIGVAAISGVSGLSRSLEQGLAREGRTILGGDASFSLVARELSPEQRAFFESRGRLSEISLMRAMARRADGEAAMVEIKAVDPATYPAFGAVALDPDQPLAEALAEKDGVFGIAVDPMLLARLDIRIGDALMIGGARVTPRAKLDSEPDKLAGGVGFGPRVMMSRAALAETGLVTPGSVVRHVTRVRLEGNASDEAVKAFVESAEAAFPQAGWEARRRDAVSPQFSRNLERFTQLLTLVALTALVAGGAGVANAVQGFVERKRIQFAILKALGATGSRVFAIALAQVMAAAAFAVLVGLGVGALIPWAAAEVLRQAADLPVSAALDARGALYGALYGLLVTTIFALTPLGRAHEIPVAALLRDDPRGGRLLRYRLGAALAAIALAALVILSSSDLKLGFYYVAASVAAFALLRGAAWLTMRVARALPRPRDARLRLALANIWRPKSLTPALVVSIGLTQTLLIALALVEGSIHNELERADAGEIPNFFFIDAPKAQVQAFGDFLSQQVPGARIQHVPMMRGRIVEVKGEPVGQIAVADEAKWALEGDRGVTFSAAVPANSELVAGEWWPADYSGPPLVSLEQRIAQGLGLALGDEIKVNVLGRETVAKVASLRKVDWRSYGINFVMVFSPNTFAAAPYMELFTIAYGAPTVAARDAMDARLAREAAKRFPMIVSVRVKEALAAVDKIAGQLALAARAAAGLAIVTAVLALASAVASGQRARLHDAVVLKTLGATRGWLAVAYGLEFGLVGLVASLIALAAGTGAAYAMVTWLMKIDFAFPLAAVFATSAGTLAITIGLGLAGTWRVLSRRPGPELREL; from the coding sequence ATGCGCGCCATCCGTTTTCGCGCCTTGCCCTTCGGTCTGCGCTTCGCCCTGCGCGACCTCCTCGGGGATCCGCGCGGCTTTGCAATTTTCATCGCCTGCATCGCCATCGGCGTCGCCGCGATCTCGGGCGTCTCGGGCCTATCGCGGTCGCTCGAACAGGGCCTCGCGCGCGAGGGTCGCACGATTCTGGGCGGCGACGCCTCCTTCAGCCTCGTCGCCCGTGAGCTTTCACCGGAGCAGCGCGCCTTCTTCGAGTCGCGCGGGCGACTCTCCGAGATTTCGCTCATGCGGGCGATGGCGCGGCGCGCGGACGGCGAAGCCGCGATGGTCGAAATCAAGGCGGTGGACCCTGCGACCTACCCCGCCTTCGGCGCCGTGGCGCTCGATCCCGACCAGCCGCTCGCCGAGGCGCTCGCCGAGAAGGACGGCGTCTTCGGAATCGCCGTCGATCCCATGCTGCTGGCGCGACTCGACATCCGGATCGGCGACGCGCTCATGATCGGCGGCGCCCGGGTTACGCCGCGCGCGAAACTCGACAGCGAACCAGACAAGCTCGCGGGCGGCGTCGGCTTCGGCCCTCGCGTGATGATGAGCCGCGCCGCTCTCGCCGAGACGGGGCTCGTGACGCCCGGCTCGGTCGTGCGCCATGTGACCAGGGTAAGGCTCGAGGGGAACGCGAGCGACGAGGCGGTGAAAGCCTTCGTCGAATCGGCCGAGGCGGCCTTCCCGCAGGCCGGCTGGGAGGCGCGCCGGCGCGACGCCGTCTCTCCGCAGTTCTCGCGCAATCTCGAGCGTTTCACCCAATTGCTGACCCTCGTGGCGCTCACCGCCCTTGTCGCCGGCGGCGCCGGCGTCGCCAACGCCGTGCAGGGCTTCGTCGAACGCAAGCGCATTCAATTCGCCATTCTGAAGGCGCTGGGCGCGACCGGCTCGCGCGTCTTCGCCATTGCGCTGGCGCAAGTGATGGCGGCGGCGGCCTTCGCCGTCCTGGTCGGGCTCGGCGTCGGCGCCCTCATTCCCTGGGCGGCGGCGGAAGTCCTGCGTCAGGCGGCGGACCTTCCCGTCTCGGCGGCGCTGGATGCGCGCGGCGCCCTTTACGGCGCGCTCTACGGCCTGCTCGTCACGACCATCTTCGCGCTCACGCCGCTCGGGCGCGCGCATGAAATCCCCGTGGCCGCCTTGCTGCGGGACGATCCGCGCGGCGGGCGGCTCCTGCGCTACCGGCTCGGCGCCGCTCTTGCGGCCATTGCCCTTGCCGCGCTGGTGATCCTCTCCTCCTCGGACCTGAAGCTCGGCTTCTATTATGTCGCCGCCTCGGTCGCGGCCTTCGCGCTGCTGCGCGGCGCAGCCTGGCTGACGATGCGCGTCGCCCGCGCCCTGCCGCGCCCGCGCGACGCGCGGCTGCGGCTGGCGCTCGCCAATATCTGGCGACCAAAGAGCCTGACGCCCGCGCTCGTCGTTTCGATCGGGCTCACCCAGACGCTGCTGATCGCGCTAGCGCTGGTCGAGGGGTCGATCCACAATGAGCTCGAACGCGCCGACGCGGGCGAAATTCCGAATTTCTTCTTCATCGACGCCCCGAAAGCGCAGGTGCAGGCCTTCGGCGATTTCCTTTCCCAACAAGTCCCCGGCGCCAGGATTCAGCATGTGCCGATGATGCGGGGACGCATCGTCGAGGTGAAGGGCGAACCGGTCGGCCAGATCGCCGTGGCCGACGAGGCCAAATGGGCGCTCGAAGGCGATCGGGGCGTCACCTTCTCAGCCGCCGTGCCTGCCAATTCCGAGCTCGTCGCGGGGGAGTGGTGGCCGGCGGATTACAGCGGCCCGCCGCTCGTTTCGCTCGAGCAGCGCATCGCGCAGGGGCTCGGTCTGGCGCTTGGCGACGAGATCAAGGTGAATGTGCTCGGCCGCGAGACCGTCGCGAAAGTCGCGAGCCTGCGCAAGGTGGACTGGCGCAGCTACGGCATCAATTTCGTGATGGTCTTCTCTCCCAATACGTTCGCCGCCGCTCCCTACATGGAGCTCTTCACCATCGCCTATGGCGCGCCGACCGTCGCCGCGCGCGACGCCATGGATGCGCGGCTCGCCCGGGAGGCGGCCAAGCGTTTTCCCATGATCGTCTCCGTGCGCGTGAAGGAGGCCCTCGCGGCGGTCGACAAGATCGCCGGGCAATTGGCGCTCGCCGCCCGCGCCGCGGCGGGGCTCGCCATCGTCACGGCCGTCCTCGCGCTCGCGAGCGCCGTCGCGAGCGGCCAGCGGGCGAGACTGCACGACGCCGTCGTGCTGAAAACGCTGGGCGCGACGCGGGGGTGGCTCGCCGTGGCCTATGGGCTGGAGTTCGGCCTCGTGGGCCTCGTGGCCTCGCTCATTGCGCTCGCCGCCGGGACCGGCGCCGCATACGCCATGGTGACATGGCTCATGAAGATCGACTTCGCCTTCCCCCTCGCCGCCGTGTTCGCCACCAGCGCCGGGACGCTCGCGATCACGATCGGCCTCGGCCTCGCCGGCACATGGCGCGTGCTCTCGCGCCGGCCGGGGCCGGAACTGCGCGAACTGTGA
- a CDS encoding ABC transporter ATP-binding protein produces the protein MRPVIELADVDLTLGEGAARVHVLKGVSLSIAHGETVGLLGPSGSGKSTLLMTLAGLERPDSGSITVDGRELGALPEDALARFRGEKIGVVFQSFQLIPTMTALENVAVPLELAGRTDAFAVAEAELAAVGLSHRLAHYPAQLSGGEQQRVALARALAPDPLILAADEPTGNLDSETGAAVIDLIFAQQKRRGATLVLVTHDPGLAARCGRRVRLRSGRIESDEA, from the coding sequence GTGCGACCGGTGATCGAACTCGCCGATGTGGACCTGACGCTGGGCGAAGGCGCCGCGCGGGTCCATGTTCTCAAGGGCGTCAGCCTCAGCATAGCCCATGGCGAGACGGTTGGTCTCCTGGGGCCGTCTGGCTCGGGAAAATCGACGCTGCTCATGACCCTCGCCGGACTGGAGCGCCCCGACTCCGGTTCGATCACGGTCGACGGCCGCGAACTCGGCGCGCTGCCGGAAGACGCGCTGGCGCGGTTCCGTGGAGAGAAAATAGGCGTGGTCTTCCAGTCTTTCCAGCTCATTCCGACCATGACGGCGCTGGAGAACGTCGCCGTGCCGCTGGAGCTTGCCGGCAGGACGGACGCTTTCGCCGTCGCTGAGGCCGAACTCGCCGCCGTCGGCCTCTCCCACAGGCTCGCGCATTATCCCGCACAGCTCTCGGGCGGCGAGCAGCAGCGGGTGGCGCTGGCCCGCGCCCTCGCCCCTGATCCGCTGATTCTCGCCGCCGACGAGCCGACCGGCAATCTCGACTCCGAGACCGGCGCCGCGGTCATCGACCTCATCTTCGCCCAGCAGAAGCGCCGGGGCGCGACGCTGGTGCTGGTCACCCATGATCCCGGCCTCGCGGCGCGCTGCGGGCGGCGCGTGCGGCTGCGCTCGGGGCGCATCGAGTCGGACGAGGCCTGA
- a CDS encoding arylesterase codes for MNGAPFQTLVTFEPYRLFGRWLQIAAFALALACGGAGAEAATLKRVLAFGDSLTAGYGLPAGDSLPAQLEKRLKADGLDVKVINAGVSGDTTAMGLERLDYALSGEPVHVAVLALGANDMLQGLPPKDTRANLEKMIEIFRAKGVTVILAGMASSNNWGQAYRQEFDSIYPDLATKYGVTMVPFFMEGVWGDPGLLLGDGLHPNPAGVRKIVAKVAPYVEKSLAPSGAERETRAR; via the coding sequence TTGAATGGCGCGCCCTTTCAGACGCTTGTGACTTTCGAGCCTTATCGCCTGTTCGGGCGCTGGCTTCAAATCGCCGCTTTCGCCCTCGCGCTGGCTTGCGGCGGCGCGGGAGCGGAAGCCGCGACGCTAAAGCGCGTGCTCGCGTTTGGCGACAGTCTGACGGCTGGATACGGCTTGCCCGCGGGCGATTCGCTTCCGGCCCAGCTGGAGAAGAGGCTCAAGGCCGACGGCCTCGACGTCAAGGTGATCAATGCCGGCGTCTCCGGCGACACGACGGCCATGGGTCTCGAGCGTCTCGATTATGCGCTCTCGGGCGAGCCGGTGCATGTCGCCGTTCTTGCGCTCGGCGCAAACGATATGCTTCAGGGCCTGCCGCCAAAGGACACGCGGGCCAATCTCGAGAAGATGATCGAGATTTTCCGTGCGAAAGGGGTGACTGTCATATTGGCGGGCATGGCCTCAAGCAACAATTGGGGGCAAGCTTACCGGCAGGAATTCGATTCGATCTATCCAGACCTCGCCACAAAATACGGGGTGACGATGGTTCCCTTCTTCATGGAAGGCGTCTGGGGCGACCCCGGTCTCCTGCTCGGAGACGGCCTGCATCCCAATCCGGCAGGCGTGCGCAAGATCGTCGCAAAAGTAGCCCCTTATGTGGAGAAATCTCTCGCGCCCTCGGGCGCGGAGAGAGAAACGCGCGCAAGATAG
- the thpR gene encoding RNA 2',3'-cyclic phosphodiesterase, with protein sequence MPRLFTALEVPPHVAENLARLRGGVSGARWIDVENYHITLRFIGDVDDAFARDAAHALSFIRRPELDVAIDQLDSFGGGKPRAIVARVRPAPALLELQAEQERLMRRLGAPSEARKYAPHVTLARLRGSNSASVAAYLGARGYFPPLKFTAERFVLYSSRDSVGGGPYVVEAEYPLLPAPAALNGVVGL encoded by the coding sequence ATGCCCCGACTGTTTACGGCCCTTGAAGTTCCTCCCCATGTCGCCGAAAACCTCGCGCGGCTGCGCGGCGGCGTTTCCGGCGCGCGCTGGATCGACGTCGAGAACTACCACATCACGCTGCGCTTCATCGGCGATGTGGACGACGCCTTCGCCCGCGACGCGGCGCATGCCTTGTCGTTCATCCGCCGGCCGGAACTGGACGTCGCGATCGACCAGCTCGACTCCTTTGGAGGCGGCAAGCCGCGCGCCATCGTCGCCCGCGTGCGGCCGGCCCCGGCGCTCCTCGAATTGCAGGCGGAGCAGGAGCGCCTGATGCGACGGCTCGGCGCGCCGAGCGAGGCCCGCAAATATGCGCCGCATGTGACGCTCGCCCGGCTGCGAGGATCGAATTCCGCCTCCGTCGCCGCCTATCTCGGCGCGCGCGGCTACTTCCCGCCACTCAAATTCACGGCGGAGCGTTTCGTGCTCTATTCGTCGCGCGACTCGGTCGGCGGCGGTCCTTATGTCGTCGAGGCCGAATATCCGCTGCTCCCCGCGCCTGCGGCGCTCAACGGCGTGGTGGGGCTGTAG
- a CDS encoding lysophospholipid acyltransferase family protein, with the protein MLFLRSLVFQVLFWANTILLMVIWLPGLVMRRQVSMELGRTWGRTSLWLVEKICGLKIEWRGLENIPPNGGAMIVASKHQSIWDTFVLPIRFPDFSYILKRELVMIPFFGWYLLAAEQVGINRAKGGKLLPQLVEKAKHIFAQGRQLFIFPEGTRRPAGAPPAYKFGIAHLYAATGAPVLPVALNAGLFWPRRSFLIRPGTATIEFLPLIPPGLPPRAFFETMQSEIETASNRLIAEAVAKDPGLAAVAEEGRAKAIARDKQKAAKARSEKA; encoded by the coding sequence ATGCTCTTCCTGCGCTCGCTTGTTTTTCAAGTCCTGTTCTGGGCCAACACGATCCTGCTGATGGTGATCTGGCTACCGGGCCTCGTGATGCGCCGGCAAGTCTCCATGGAGCTCGGCCGGACATGGGGCCGCACCTCGCTCTGGCTCGTGGAAAAGATCTGCGGTCTGAAAATCGAATGGCGCGGGCTCGAAAACATCCCGCCAAACGGCGGCGCCATGATCGTCGCCAGCAAGCATCAGTCGATCTGGGACACTTTCGTCCTGCCGATCCGTTTTCCCGACTTCAGCTATATTCTGAAGCGCGAGCTGGTGATGATCCCCTTCTTCGGCTGGTATCTCTTGGCCGCCGAGCAGGTCGGCATCAACCGCGCCAAGGGCGGCAAGCTGCTGCCGCAACTCGTCGAGAAGGCGAAGCATATTTTCGCGCAGGGGCGCCAGCTTTTCATTTTCCCCGAAGGCACGAGACGCCCGGCAGGCGCCCCGCCGGCCTACAAATTCGGCATCGCCCATCTCTACGCCGCGACCGGTGCGCCGGTGCTTCCCGTCGCCCTGAACGCCGGCCTCTTCTGGCCGCGCCGCTCCTTTCTGATCCGCCCCGGCACGGCGACCATCGAATTCCTGCCGTTGATCCCGCCGGGCCTGCCGCCCCGTGCTTTTTTCGAGACGATGCAGTCGGAGATCGAGACCGCCTCGAACCGGCTGATCGCCGAGGCGGTGGCGAAAGATCCGGGCCTCGCCGCCGTTGCCGAAGAGGGCCGCGCCAAGGCGATCGCCAGGGACAAGCAGAAAGCCGCAAAAGCGCGCAGCGAGAAGGCGTAA